The following proteins are encoded in a genomic region of Paenibacillus sp. FSL H3-0469:
- the tnpA gene encoding IS200/IS605 family transposase, with protein sequence MELDSNNHSVFSLHFHLILVIKYRRKVITDPISERLKEIFAYIQPTYNVTLQEWNHDRDHVHILMKTHPNTDISKFLNAYKSASSRLIKKEFPTLRKSLWKEAFWSRSYCLLTTGGAPIDVIQKYIENQGVRG encoded by the coding sequence ATGGAATTAGACTCAAATAACCATTCAGTGTTCTCTCTTCACTTCCACCTTATTCTAGTCATCAAGTATCGTAGGAAAGTCATTACAGATCCAATATCCGAACGTCTGAAAGAGATATTTGCATACATTCAGCCTACTTACAATGTGACTTTGCAGGAATGGAATCATGACAGGGATCACGTTCATATTCTAATGAAAACTCATCCTAATACCGACATTTCTAAATTTCTCAACGCTTATAAGAGTGCATCATCTAGGCTGATCAAAAAGGAGTTTCCTACCCTCCGAAAATCACTTTGGAAAGAGGCTTTTTGGTCACGCTCCTATTGCTTGCTTACAACGGGTGGAGCGCCAATAGACGTTATTCAAAAATACATCGAAAACCAAGGTGTGAGAGGGTGA
- a CDS encoding DinB family protein, with protein sequence MDVFKGQYEMIQRTRESLFRYCETMSPADYVKEIETFGEVSISSLHAHVADCYRVWLGIRALGKSLPKINPESVDSVQKMREIFKNADELVYEFLNDFKIKWDPTKPAPWHSDSVELTELWLFTHTITHEFHHRGQIVKMGRQLGYIPPKMNLAK encoded by the coding sequence ATGGATGTATTCAAAGGTCAGTATGAAATGATCCAACGCACAAGGGAATCATTATTTCGTTATTGCGAAACGATGTCCCCCGCAGATTATGTTAAAGAAATAGAAACCTTTGGCGAAGTTTCCATTAGCAGTCTGCATGCTCATGTAGCGGATTGTTATCGGGTATGGTTAGGGATTCGTGCTCTTGGTAAATCACTTCCCAAAATAAACCCGGAATCCGTTGACAGTGTACAGAAAATGCGTGAGATTTTTAAGAACGCGGATGAGCTGGTTTATGAATTTCTAAATGACTTTAAAATCAAATGGGACCCCACCAAACCAGCACCCTGGCATAGTGACAGTGTAGAGTTAACCGAATTATGGTTATTTACGCATACCATCACCCACGAATTTCATCATAGAGGCCAAATTGTCAAAATGGGCAGGCAGCTCGGGTATATCCCGCCGAAAATGAACCTCGCTAAATGA
- a CDS encoding helix-turn-helix domain-containing protein — protein MITQFIKKHTSWLIFGKRFMKYGLILAILMLMIIPLYFKSYTLAKQLTLDKSESKLLDGVESLEQQVLRAQTITSLLLQEESFMHLFFLQGVPSSGYYMDIKVLQAKLKTLALTQDMYSNVYIRFKDNPVFISNYISSDDYEDVYARYYRYGNLSAEEWQDRLFGENYTMKLFPAKEVFSSYYSRKPFDGITAVINNSYFNAIEQKSVLAIDMDREDLVGKLLYADQTDDHFVYIADKEGRILLSHNYETGDPLETAETLGEIEISGSKYILLTRSSERLGLQVVVGIPAEAFADNVNSLLELVVLYVLAGMALTMLLAFLFSMRETNSLKKLVETAARSTQQSFTLRNEFEYLDNAFTEIHTRSEQQQGRIEALNDSIKYSIAKHMLILGAFTEREKEETESYFGSAFERFGVVKAIYKVDGPHAGLKAVQQNIGLQLEERFNAVMRHRPLALNFHTNETVFILFFDPEENAVGRSEIKVRLSELIRSLNAETSLAMTVSIGVSEIMSGPEQAKAAYQQAKYALGVNENEVASGVYLFELPSVDSDIRPSFDNALLLKLHDALIAGETSLVSQILDDCLGLLADYSLTEQEQLQIFFSVRQTVFSAHKVIGGDKSGSGEQTLTIPAYDQSQDMIRLADRLRRTAFDLCDIVIGNKKSNNNRLKTDILNYIGAHYGDASLSAGSIASELLISEKYVFSFVKEQTGKSLGKYIEEIRLLNAEQLLLTTDYSNNRIWKLCGFGSENTFYRAFSKKHGVTPTVWRENQSSLTD, from the coding sequence ATGATAACCCAGTTCATAAAGAAACATACGTCCTGGCTGATTTTCGGCAAACGCTTCATGAAATACGGTCTGATATTGGCCATTCTCATGCTAATGATCATTCCGCTGTATTTCAAATCCTATACGCTTGCCAAGCAGCTGACACTGGATAAAAGCGAATCCAAGCTGCTGGACGGCGTGGAATCGTTAGAGCAGCAGGTGCTGCGGGCCCAAACCATTACCAGCCTGCTGCTCCAGGAGGAATCGTTCATGCATTTGTTTTTTCTACAAGGTGTTCCGTCCAGCGGATACTACATGGATATCAAAGTGTTACAGGCCAAATTAAAAACCCTGGCGCTGACCCAGGATATGTATTCCAATGTATATATCCGCTTCAAGGACAATCCGGTATTTATCTCCAACTATATTTCATCGGACGACTATGAAGATGTGTATGCCCGGTACTACCGTTACGGAAACCTCTCGGCGGAAGAGTGGCAGGATCGGCTGTTCGGCGAAAACTACACCATGAAGCTGTTTCCGGCCAAGGAGGTATTCTCTTCTTACTACAGCCGTAAGCCGTTCGACGGCATTACGGCCGTCATTAACAATTCCTATTTCAATGCCATTGAGCAAAAAAGCGTCCTGGCCATCGACATGGACCGTGAGGATCTTGTGGGCAAACTGCTGTATGCGGATCAGACGGATGATCATTTCGTCTACATTGCAGACAAGGAAGGCCGTATTTTACTGTCCCATAATTACGAAACCGGTGATCCGCTGGAAACGGCGGAGACGCTTGGCGAAATTGAGATTTCGGGCAGCAAGTATATCTTGCTTACGCGTTCAAGCGAACGGCTGGGACTTCAGGTCGTAGTCGGCATCCCGGCGGAAGCCTTCGCGGATAATGTTAATTCCTTGCTCGAACTTGTAGTACTCTACGTCCTAGCGGGTATGGCACTTACCATGCTTCTGGCATTCCTTTTTTCGATGAGGGAGACGAACTCCTTGAAGAAGCTGGTAGAGACGGCGGCAAGGTCGACCCAACAGAGCTTTACGCTCCGCAACGAATTCGAGTACCTTGACAATGCCTTTACTGAGATTCATACGCGGAGCGAACAGCAGCAAGGGCGGATCGAGGCATTGAACGATTCCATTAAATATTCCATTGCCAAGCATATGCTAATTCTGGGTGCCTTTACAGAACGGGAAAAGGAAGAAACGGAAAGCTATTTCGGCTCCGCATTCGAGCGGTTTGGTGTGGTGAAGGCCATATACAAGGTGGACGGCCCCCATGCAGGACTGAAAGCCGTGCAGCAAAATATCGGACTGCAGTTGGAGGAACGGTTTAACGCCGTCATGCGCCATCGTCCGCTTGCACTCAATTTTCATACCAACGAGACGGTTTTTATCCTGTTTTTCGATCCGGAGGAAAATGCGGTAGGGCGTTCGGAGATCAAAGTCCGGCTGTCGGAGCTGATCCGGTCGCTCAATGCCGAAACGTCACTGGCGATGACGGTAAGTATCGGCGTCAGCGAAATCATGTCCGGTCCGGAGCAGGCCAAGGCGGCTTATCAGCAAGCGAAATACGCGCTAGGTGTCAACGAGAACGAGGTAGCCAGCGGGGTGTATCTGTTTGAGCTTCCTTCTGTTGATTCCGATATTCGTCCTTCTTTCGACAATGCCTTGCTGCTGAAGCTGCACGATGCCCTGATCGCCGGCGAGACAAGCCTGGTATCGCAAATATTGGATGATTGTCTTGGACTTCTGGCCGACTACTCCCTAACGGAGCAGGAGCAGCTGCAGATCTTTTTCTCCGTCCGGCAGACGGTGTTCAGCGCCCATAAGGTGATCGGCGGAGACAAGAGTGGTTCGGGTGAACAAACACTGACGATTCCGGCTTACGACCAGTCGCAGGATATGATCCGGCTGGCTGACCGCCTGCGGAGGACCGCGTTCGATTTATGCGACATCGTGATAGGCAACAAGAAGAGCAACAACAACAGGCTGAAAACCGACATTTTAAATTATATCGGGGCGCATTATGGAGATGCTAGCCTTTCTGCCGGCAGTATCGCCAGTGAGCTGCTTATTTCCGAAAAATATGTCTTTTCCTTTGTTAAGGAGCAGACCGGTAAAAGCCTGGGCAAATATATTGAAGAAATTCGGCTGCTGAACGCGGAGCAACTGCTTTTAACCACTGATTATTCCAACAACCGGATTTGGAAGCTGTGCGGCTTTGGCAGCGAAAATACATTCTACCGGGCTTTCTCTAAAAAGCACGGTGTAACGCCAACCGTATGGCGGGAGAACCAGTCCAGTCTTACCGACTGA
- a CDS encoding extracellular solute-binding protein — MTQQISKERKALSAGLLVLPMLGALLSACSQGNQQANESGEGGRPVITVAVQANPNVEDYETNHYTKLVEDAMNVDLKFLELPSQAEEALTKLSLMVSSGAELPDVVNIYLNESTVFDYAAKGVFVPQDDYLNDPELAVNFNKIPEKEFVRSSMKLPDGKVYALPRYSPQKWNEGSNRAWINSEWLEKLNLDMPKTTDDLYNVLKAFVEQDPNGNGKKDEVGFVGSLNGWSQNPRIYLMNAFIYADPGKSYMNVKDGRIFPAFTQPEWKEGLEFMNKLVKDGLFSPLSFTQDETQMKALINVPGGMAGVVTAGSYSTFGPELNNTMTLLPPVKGPSGLSATPYSPSLPTQLWFITKDAKDPELAFKVGDYMLNPELSIVSRYGEKGVDWSDDPAVVAEYVGPFEDLEGVPAAIAELNPSIWNNPQNKHWNDANPAYRSLELGKTVSNLKKDADDVLPNWRPAFEEGYVPAFPEEVIVKLSYLPEELKQIANSKTAIDNYVNESAVAFITGNRPLSQWDDYIAELNKMGLEQYLEVTQAAYDRSK; from the coding sequence TTGACTCAACAGATCAGTAAAGAAAGGAAGGCGCTGTCGGCAGGCTTGCTAGTTCTTCCTATGCTGGGAGCGCTGCTCTCGGCTTGCTCGCAAGGCAATCAACAAGCGAACGAGAGCGGAGAGGGAGGACGCCCCGTCATTACGGTTGCCGTTCAGGCTAATCCGAATGTAGAGGACTATGAAACGAACCATTATACGAAGCTAGTCGAAGATGCGATGAACGTCGATCTGAAATTTCTGGAGCTGCCCAGCCAAGCGGAAGAAGCGTTGACCAAACTTTCGCTGATGGTCTCCTCAGGAGCGGAGCTTCCGGATGTCGTCAACATTTATTTAAATGAATCGACGGTGTTCGATTATGCTGCCAAAGGCGTGTTCGTTCCCCAGGACGATTATTTGAATGATCCGGAGCTTGCTGTCAATTTCAACAAAATACCGGAAAAAGAATTCGTTCGCAGCTCCATGAAGCTGCCTGACGGCAAGGTGTACGCACTGCCTAGATACTCCCCTCAAAAATGGAATGAAGGCTCCAACCGTGCCTGGATCAACAGTGAATGGCTGGAGAAATTGAATCTGGACATGCCGAAAACGACAGATGACCTGTACAACGTCTTGAAAGCGTTTGTAGAGCAGGACCCGAATGGAAACGGCAAGAAGGACGAGGTCGGTTTTGTAGGCTCGCTGAACGGCTGGTCGCAGAACCCGCGCATCTATTTGATGAATGCCTTTATTTACGCTGATCCGGGCAAGAGCTACATGAATGTGAAAGATGGCCGGATCTTCCCGGCTTTCACTCAGCCGGAATGGAAGGAAGGGCTGGAGTTTATGAACAAGCTGGTTAAAGACGGCCTGTTCTCGCCCTTGTCCTTCACCCAGGATGAAACCCAGATGAAGGCGCTTATCAACGTGCCGGGCGGCATGGCTGGCGTGGTTACGGCCGGCAGCTACAGTACATTCGGTCCGGAGCTGAACAACACAATGACGCTGCTGCCCCCGGTCAAAGGTCCTTCCGGCCTGAGCGCGACTCCGTACAGTCCGTCCCTGCCAACCCAGCTGTGGTTCATCACGAAGGACGCGAAGGATCCGGAGCTTGCCTTCAAAGTCGGTGATTATATGCTTAACCCTGAGCTGTCTATCGTCAGCCGTTACGGCGAGAAGGGCGTCGACTGGAGCGATGATCCAGCCGTTGTCGCCGAGTATGTCGGCCCGTTTGAAGACTTGGAGGGAGTACCTGCAGCCATTGCTGAGCTGAATCCGTCCATTTGGAACAACCCGCAAAATAAACACTGGAACGATGCCAATCCCGCTTACCGTTCACTGGAACTGGGGAAAACGGTATCCAATCTCAAGAAGGACGCGGACGATGTACTGCCCAACTGGAGACCTGCATTTGAAGAAGGGTATGTACCGGCTTTCCCGGAAGAAGTCATCGTCAAGCTGAGCTATCTGCCGGAAGAGTTGAAGCAAATTGCCAACAGCAAAACGGCGATCGACAACTACGTGAACGAAAGCGCCGTTGCCTTCATCACTGGCAACCGTCCGCTGTCCCAGTGGGACGATTATATTGCCGAACTGAATAAAATGGGCCTTGAGCAGTATTTGGAAGTCACTCAAGCCGCCTATGACCGGTCGAAGTAG
- a CDS encoding ABC transporter permease subunit, which yields MPSWQLYLFLIPATVYIIIFAYVPMAGVQIAFKNFNFNLGIWGSEWIGLDNFRRFFDSYQFTTLIWNTISLSVYSLLISFPLPILFALVLNSFTGLKFKKIVQSVSYMPHFISTVVIVGMLVQLFNPRTGAFGALYTYFSGELLADAFANPGAFQHLYVWSGIWQGIGWSSIIYIAALSSVDEHLHEAAQIDGASRLQRVRHIDFPSILPTATIMLILAVGNIMEVGFEKVFLMQNELNISKSEVISTYVYKVGLTIGSGDFSFATAIGLFNSLINFVLLIMVNYAAKKFSNTSLW from the coding sequence TTGCCGAGCTGGCAGCTGTACCTGTTTCTCATTCCGGCCACCGTGTACATCATCATTTTTGCTTATGTGCCGATGGCAGGTGTTCAGATTGCCTTTAAAAACTTCAATTTCAATCTTGGAATCTGGGGCAGTGAATGGATCGGATTGGACAATTTCAGGCGGTTCTTCGATTCCTATCAGTTTACAACCCTGATTTGGAACACCATTAGCCTGTCCGTCTATAGTTTGCTGATTTCCTTTCCTTTGCCGATTCTGTTTGCCCTGGTACTTAATTCGTTTACGGGGCTGAAGTTTAAAAAAATCGTACAATCCGTTTCGTATATGCCGCATTTTATCTCAACGGTTGTCATCGTCGGCATGCTGGTTCAGCTGTTCAATCCGCGTACAGGTGCTTTTGGAGCGCTGTATACGTACTTTAGCGGTGAATTACTGGCGGACGCTTTCGCCAATCCGGGCGCTTTCCAGCACTTGTATGTCTGGTCCGGCATATGGCAGGGCATCGGCTGGAGCAGCATCATTTACATCGCCGCCTTGTCTTCCGTTGACGAGCATTTGCACGAGGCCGCTCAAATCGACGGGGCTTCGCGCCTGCAGCGGGTGCGGCATATCGATTTTCCGTCCATTTTACCTACGGCTACCATCATGCTGATCCTTGCGGTCGGCAATATCATGGAAGTTGGATTCGAGAAGGTGTTCCTCATGCAGAATGAATTGAATATTTCGAAAAGCGAAGTTATCTCCACTTATGTATATAAGGTAGGGTTGACTATCGGTTCAGGCGATTTCTCTTTTGCGACTGCGATTGGGTTGTTCAATTCACTCATCAACTTTGTATTGTTGATTATGGTGAACTACGCCGCCAAGAAATTCAGCAATACCAGCCTGTGGTAA
- a CDS encoding carbohydrate ABC transporter permease: MSQTKFSTHPTSDKVYYIISGFILTFILIAVSYPLIYVLSASFSSGNAVSSGQVLLWPVDFSLEGYEAVFKNKDIVRAYGNTFLYTILGTLVNVSVVMTCAYALSRPGLKGRGGFMFLFTFTMFFSGGLIPFYILMKDLHLINTMWAMVLPGALSVYNMIIARTFIQSSIPGELIEATSIDGCSDARFFFSFVLPLSKAVIAVITLFSAVGHWNAYFNALMYLNDRSLYPLQIILREILIMNQVDVSMIMDPELQVAKAQAAAVLKYSLIVVATVPILCVYPFIQKYFVKGVMIGSLKG; the protein is encoded by the coding sequence ATGAGCCAGACCAAATTTTCAACGCATCCGACTTCGGATAAAGTGTACTACATCATTTCCGGCTTTATTTTAACTTTTATTCTAATCGCTGTGTCCTATCCGCTTATTTACGTGCTTTCGGCCTCATTCTCTTCCGGCAATGCCGTATCGTCCGGCCAGGTTCTGCTGTGGCCTGTGGATTTCAGTCTGGAAGGTTATGAAGCTGTATTCAAAAACAAAGATATCGTCAGAGCTTACGGCAACACGTTTCTGTATACCATTCTGGGAACGCTGGTGAATGTCAGTGTCGTTATGACCTGCGCCTACGCGCTTTCCAGACCGGGGCTGAAGGGCAGAGGCGGCTTTATGTTTCTGTTCACGTTCACGATGTTTTTCAGCGGCGGCCTGATTCCGTTCTATATATTAATGAAAGACCTCCATCTGATCAACACCATGTGGGCGATGGTACTTCCGGGTGCGTTATCCGTGTACAACATGATTATAGCGAGAACCTTTATCCAGTCTTCCATACCGGGAGAATTGATCGAAGCAACCAGCATAGACGGCTGCAGCGATGCGCGCTTTTTCTTCTCTTTCGTCCTGCCGCTGTCCAAAGCCGTCATCGCGGTCATCACGCTGTTCTCGGCGGTGGGCCACTGGAACGCCTATTTCAATGCTTTGATGTATCTGAATGACCGCTCGCTGTACCCGCTGCAAATTATTTTGCGGGAAATTCTGATCATGAACCAGGTGGATGTGAGCATGATTATGGACCCTGAACTGCAGGTGGCCAAAGCTCAGGCGGCGGCCGTGCTGAAGTACTCCCTGATTGTCGTGGCGACGGTCCCCATTCTATGCGTGTACCCGTTCATTCAGAAATATTTTGTCAAAGGGGTAATGATCGGTTCGCTGAAGGGCTAG
- a CDS encoding GntR family transcriptional regulator, with amino-acid sequence MPVPKNFVSPARMSAKERAFSQIQRWIIDGTLQPGEKLLDAELAESLGVSRTPIREAFQLLEAQGLVSTHPGKETRVQEIEKDDIFKMYSTMAALQALAAETTAKIIIPEQIEQLRALNLEFASAINSGQPYQAMEADEQFHNLIVELSDNPYIASFSASLQIHIRRFKYVFLERPITETQASVDEHGLIIAAFEKNDSDRAQAMMRQNFIRPMQELHGLL; translated from the coding sequence ATGCCAGTACCTAAAAATTTTGTCTCACCTGCACGGATGTCTGCGAAAGAAAGAGCCTTCTCCCAGATTCAACGATGGATTATCGACGGTACACTGCAGCCCGGGGAAAAACTGCTTGACGCCGAATTGGCTGAGTCGCTTGGTGTAAGCCGCACACCGATCCGGGAAGCCTTTCAGCTACTCGAAGCACAAGGGCTCGTATCTACTCATCCTGGTAAAGAAACCAGAGTACAGGAGATTGAGAAGGATGACATCTTCAAGATGTATTCAACGATGGCGGCTCTTCAGGCTTTAGCGGCTGAAACTACCGCAAAAATTATTATTCCAGAACAAATTGAGCAACTGCGGGCACTTAATTTAGAATTTGCCAGTGCCATTAATAGCGGTCAGCCTTACCAGGCCATGGAGGCGGATGAACAGTTCCACAATCTGATTGTGGAGCTGTCTGATAATCCCTATATCGCTTCATTCAGCGCATCCCTTCAGATTCATATCCGGCGCTTTAAATACGTGTTCTTAGAGCGGCCGATTACGGAGACACAGGCTTCAGTCGATGAGCATGGTTTAATTATTGCAGCGTTCGAGAAGAATGATTCTGATCGTGCTCAGGCAATGATGAGGCAAAATTTCATCCGTCCGATGCAGGAACTGCACGGATTACTTTAA
- the ilvD gene encoding dihydroxy-acid dehydratase, translating to MVNGKDLRINSKVISEGVNRVPNRAMLRAVGFTDEDFKKPMIGVASTWSEVTPCNMHINELAVQAKQGVRNHGGAPLIFNTITVSDGISMGHGGMLFSLPSREAIADSIEIVTGAERFDGLVAIGGCDKNTPACLMAIGRLNVPSVYVYGGTILPGKLDGKDVDIVTAFEAVGQYHEGKITDEQLHKVECSVCPGPGSCGGMYTANTMAAAAEAMGMSLPGSSSTPAVSPDKAAECAAAGKQVIALLEQEIYPKDIMTKKAFENAITVVMALGGSTNAFLHLLAIAHSAGVDLTLDDFERIRLRVPHLADLKPSGQYVMQDLNEIGGIPGVMKLLLAEGLLHGDCLTVTGKTLAENLAEAAPLRDDQKIIRPLKQPLKPNGPLVVLRGNLAPEGAVAKMSGMKKLRFDGPAKVYDSEEAATEAILRNEIHKGDVLVIRYCGPKGGPGMPEMLSVTALIVGKGLGGEVALITDGRFSGGSHGFVVGHVSPEAQVGGPIALLRSGDLITIDSETQQINFNVTEEELSARAQAWVQPPLKVNSGVLVKYARLVSSASKGAVTDQA from the coding sequence ATGGTGAACGGAAAAGATCTGCGTATTAACAGCAAGGTAATCAGCGAGGGTGTCAACCGGGTGCCGAACAGAGCGATGCTGCGTGCTGTTGGTTTTACAGATGAGGATTTCAAAAAACCGATGATTGGCGTAGCCAGCACCTGGAGTGAGGTCACCCCGTGCAATATGCATATCAATGAATTGGCTGTTCAAGCCAAACAAGGGGTGCGTAACCATGGTGGTGCTCCGCTTATTTTTAATACGATTACAGTCTCTGACGGTATTTCAATGGGGCATGGGGGCATGCTGTTCTCACTGCCAAGCAGGGAAGCCATCGCGGATTCTATCGAGATTGTAACAGGAGCTGAGCGCTTTGACGGCCTGGTGGCCATCGGTGGCTGCGACAAGAACACGCCTGCCTGTCTGATGGCGATCGGGCGGTTGAATGTCCCTTCCGTGTACGTATACGGCGGAACGATTCTGCCCGGAAAGCTCGACGGTAAAGACGTCGATATTGTAACGGCCTTCGAAGCGGTAGGCCAATATCATGAGGGGAAAATAACCGATGAACAGCTCCATAAGGTAGAGTGCAGCGTTTGTCCGGGTCCAGGCTCTTGCGGCGGCATGTACACCGCCAACACAATGGCCGCGGCGGCAGAAGCCATGGGCATGAGCCTTCCCGGTTCGTCCTCTACGCCGGCCGTTTCGCCTGATAAAGCGGCAGAATGTGCGGCGGCGGGCAAACAAGTCATAGCGCTGCTGGAGCAGGAGATTTACCCGAAAGACATCATGACCAAAAAAGCGTTTGAGAACGCCATTACGGTCGTTATGGCTTTGGGAGGTTCAACCAATGCGTTCCTGCATTTGCTCGCTATTGCGCATTCGGCAGGCGTAGATTTAACCCTGGATGATTTTGAGCGGATTCGCCTGCGTGTTCCCCATTTGGCAGATCTGAAGCCAAGCGGCCAATATGTAATGCAGGATTTGAACGAAATTGGCGGTATTCCCGGCGTGATGAAGCTATTACTCGCTGAGGGACTTCTTCATGGTGATTGCCTGACAGTCACAGGTAAAACCTTGGCAGAGAATCTGGCGGAAGCAGCTCCGCTTAGAGACGATCAGAAGATTATCCGTCCATTGAAGCAGCCGCTGAAGCCAAATGGACCATTAGTTGTACTTAGAGGTAACCTTGCCCCTGAAGGCGCCGTAGCCAAAATGTCAGGCATGAAGAAGCTCCGGTTTGACGGGCCGGCCAAGGTGTATGACAGTGAGGAGGCCGCAACGGAAGCGATTTTAAGAAATGAAATCCACAAAGGCGATGTACTGGTTATCCGTTATTGTGGTCCAAAGGGCGGTCCAGGCATGCCGGAGATGCTGTCTGTTACTGCATTAATTGTAGGTAAGGGTCTTGGCGGGGAAGTGGCCCTAATTACGGATGGAAGGTTCTCAGGTGGCTCGCATGGATTCGTAGTCGGACATGTCTCACCTGAAGCGCAGGTAGGTGGACCGATCGCGCTACTGAGAAGCGGAGACCTCATCACTATCGACAGCGAAACGCAGCAGATTAACTTTAACGTGACAGAAGAGGAGCTGAGTGCCAGGGCTCAAGCATGGGTACAGCCTCCGCTAAAAGTTAATTCAGGCGTGCTGGTCAAGTATGCAAGATTAGTCTCCTCTGCATCTAAAGGGGCGGTGACTGACCAAGCATAG
- a CDS encoding ABC transporter permease subunit — protein MLPGLAYFIIFKYVPMGGIIVAFQDFSAFAGIRGSEWVGLTHFKNMFTDSEFYTVFKNTLLISLYKLIWGFPGPIILALMLNEVRHMLYKRGVQTLVYLPHFLSWVIIGGILVNVLSPATGIVNQLLGMIGLEPIFFLGSQEWFRTVLVVSDIWKEAGWGAIIYLAALASIDPQIYEAAVVDGASKWKQLIHVTLPSLIGTIVILFVLRLGSVLDVGFEQIFVLYNPLVYNVADVIETYVYRTGITQGQFSFTTAVGLFKSVISLILVVLANKAARKLGQDSLW, from the coding sequence ATGCTGCCGGGGCTCGCGTATTTTATCATTTTCAAGTATGTGCCAATGGGAGGCATCATCGTTGCCTTTCAGGATTTTAGCGCCTTTGCCGGCATCCGCGGCAGCGAATGGGTGGGACTTACGCATTTTAAAAATATGTTTACGGACAGCGAGTTTTACACGGTATTCAAAAATACGCTGCTGATCAGTTTATACAAGCTGATCTGGGGATTTCCGGGTCCAATCATCCTGGCCTTGATGTTGAATGAAGTCCGGCACATGCTGTATAAGCGCGGGGTCCAGACGCTTGTCTATTTACCGCATTTTCTGTCCTGGGTCATCATCGGAGGTATCCTGGTCAACGTGCTGTCCCCGGCAACGGGCATCGTCAATCAGCTTCTGGGCATGATCGGTTTGGAGCCGATCTTCTTCCTGGGCAGTCAGGAATGGTTCAGAACGGTGCTTGTGGTCAGCGATATCTGGAAGGAAGCGGGATGGGGGGCCATCATCTATCTGGCTGCGCTGGCATCGATCGATCCACAAATCTACGAGGCCGCTGTCGTAGACGGCGCGAGCAAGTGGAAGCAGTTGATCCACGTCACCCTGCCATCGCTCATCGGGACCATCGTGATCCTGTTCGTATTGCGCTTGGGAAGCGTTCTGGATGTCGGCTTCGAACAGATCTTTGTGCTCTACAATCCGCTGGTATACAATGTGGCCGATGTTATCGAGACTTATGTATACCGGACCGGAATCACGCAGGGTCAATTCAGCTTTACTACCGCTGTCGGGTTGTTCAAATCGGTCATCAGTCTGATATTGGTCGTCCTCGCCAACAAAGCCGCCAGAAAGCTTGGCCAGGACAGCTTATGGTAG
- a CDS encoding carbohydrate ABC transporter permease: MRLTRGEHLASRLNYLALGFIALLALLPFLHIVAQSFSSHQAITSGRVTLWPVDFSFEAYVKVLREQAFLNAFKVSLLRTVIGTMLNVVITCMLAYPLSKAYIKGRSAIMFLIVFTMLFNGGMIPTFLVVKATGLLNSFWVYIIPGAVSAFNVIIMKNFFQGVPPELEESAKIDGSSNIGTLIRIVVPLSMPVIATITLFHAVGHWNAFFDTVLYVTDRNLFPLQVYLRELIMFNQSNISNNNGYSANIDSTLLALESLKAAALIASTVPILIVYPFLQKHFVKGIMLGSVKG; this comes from the coding sequence ATGAGACTTACTAGGGGGGAACATCTGGCATCGAGGCTTAATTACCTGGCCCTAGGCTTCATTGCACTGCTTGCGCTTCTCCCGTTCCTGCATATCGTGGCCCAGTCTTTCAGCAGCCATCAGGCGATAACCTCCGGCAGGGTGACGTTATGGCCGGTGGATTTCAGTTTCGAAGCGTATGTTAAGGTACTGCGCGAACAGGCTTTTTTGAATGCCTTCAAGGTCAGTTTACTGCGCACGGTCATCGGCACGATGTTGAATGTGGTGATCACTTGTATGCTGGCTTATCCGCTGTCCAAGGCTTATATTAAAGGACGATCAGCCATCATGTTCCTGATTGTGTTCACGATGCTGTTTAACGGGGGCATGATTCCAACCTTTCTGGTCGTGAAAGCGACCGGGCTGCTGAATTCCTTCTGGGTCTATATCATTCCTGGAGCGGTTAGCGCGTTCAATGTTATTATTATGAAAAATTTCTTTCAAGGCGTGCCGCCTGAATTGGAGGAATCCGCCAAGATTGACGGCTCCTCCAATATCGGAACGCTCATCCGGATCGTCGTTCCGTTATCCATGCCGGTCATTGCCACGATTACCTTGTTCCATGCGGTCGGACATTGGAACGCCTTCTTTGACACCGTCCTGTATGTGACGGACCGGAATCTTTTCCCGTTGCAGGTGTATTTGCGTGAGCTGATCATGTTCAATCAATCGAACATCAGCAATAACAACGGGTACTCCGCCAATATCGACAGCACCCTGCTGGCCTTGGAGTCCTTAAAGGCTGCGGCGCTGATTGCCAGCACGGTTCCGATCCTGATCGTGTATCCGTTTCTGCAGAAGCATTTTGTCAAAGGGATTATGCTTGGATCCGTAAAAGGCTAG